A single Haloglycomyces albus DSM 45210 DNA region contains:
- the aceE gene encoding pyruvate dehydrogenase (acetyl-transferring), homodimeric type: protein MTTDNNRSDVSDVTPNGVPDADPEETNEWLASLDGLISTAGSDRARYIMQRLIDHAEDKKVDLPSSPTVTDFVNTIPAADEPHYPGDEAIEQRIQNFVRWNAAMTVHRAQRPGVGVGGHISTYASAANLYEVGYNHFFRGRRHPGGGDQIYFQGHGSPGMYARSYIEGRLTEDDLDGFRQELSRPQGGLPSYPHPRLMSNYWQFPTVSMGLGPISAINQAWFNRYLQDRGVRDTSDQRVWAFLGDGEMDEPESRGALQYAANNNLDNLTFVINCNLQRLDGPVRGNSKIVQELEATFKGAGWNVLKVIWGRDWDPILEADTTGALLNLMNTLPDGDFQTLRAESGGFIRDEFFSRDPRALQLVEHLSDEQIWSMKRGGNDDRKVYAAYRAAVEHKGQPTVILAHTVKGMTLGPSFQGRNATHQMKKMAIDDIKGFRDTLGMDISDNVIEENPYTVPYLKPAEGSEEAEYIQQRLADQGGHIPERRTTHIPLSLPGDSAYKAAKRGSGKQKAATTMALVRVLKDLMKDKETGKRWVPIIPDEARTFGMDAMFSTNKIYSSVGQNYTPVDRDLFLSYKESKQGQLWHQGINEAGSMAAFTAAGTSYETHGEPMIPFYIFYSMFGFQRTADSIWAATDQMTRGFLVGATAGRTTLNGEGLQHEDGHSLLLAHTNPAVRSYDPSYGYEIGHIMRDGLERMYGETQENVIYYLTVYNEPIEQPAEPEDADLQGILKGIHRVRANDADGPKAQILTSGSAMPAAQRAADLLAAEWGVSADVWSVTSWGELNRDAMDAENEALRHPDRERRTPFVTQQLSQASGPFVAVTDYQIAVPDLISRWVPGDYTSLGTDGFGHSDTRGALRRHFNIDAESTVVAVLQRLAAAGEVKPELAVQAAEQYKITDPTAADAGEAGGDS, encoded by the coding sequence GTGACAACGGATAACAACCGCTCTGACGTCAGCGATGTGACACCCAACGGTGTACCCGACGCCGACCCGGAAGAGACCAACGAATGGTTGGCCTCACTTGACGGCTTGATCAGCACCGCCGGGTCCGATCGGGCCCGCTACATCATGCAACGATTGATCGATCACGCCGAAGACAAGAAGGTGGATCTCCCGTCGTCTCCGACGGTCACCGATTTTGTCAACACGATCCCGGCCGCGGACGAGCCACACTACCCCGGTGACGAAGCGATCGAACAGCGTATTCAGAACTTCGTCCGATGGAATGCCGCCATGACCGTCCACCGCGCGCAGCGCCCGGGTGTCGGAGTGGGCGGCCATATCTCCACTTATGCTTCGGCGGCCAACCTGTACGAGGTCGGATACAACCACTTCTTCCGTGGACGTCGCCATCCGGGCGGCGGCGACCAGATCTACTTCCAGGGTCACGGCTCGCCGGGGATGTACGCCCGCTCCTATATCGAAGGGCGTCTCACCGAAGACGACTTGGACGGTTTCCGCCAAGAACTGTCGCGTCCTCAGGGCGGACTTCCCTCCTATCCGCACCCGCGCCTGATGTCGAACTATTGGCAGTTCCCCACCGTTTCCATGGGCCTGGGGCCGATCAGCGCGATCAATCAAGCGTGGTTCAACCGGTACTTGCAAGACCGTGGCGTCCGGGACACCTCGGATCAGCGCGTCTGGGCCTTCCTCGGTGACGGTGAGATGGACGAACCGGAGTCGCGTGGAGCCCTGCAATACGCGGCCAACAACAACCTCGACAACCTGACGTTCGTCATCAACTGCAACCTGCAGCGTTTGGACGGACCGGTTCGCGGTAACAGCAAAATCGTTCAGGAATTGGAAGCCACTTTCAAGGGCGCCGGCTGGAACGTCCTCAAAGTCATCTGGGGCCGGGACTGGGACCCGATTCTGGAAGCCGATACGACCGGTGCGCTGCTCAACCTCATGAACACCCTGCCTGACGGTGACTTCCAGACCCTGCGCGCCGAATCCGGCGGCTTCATCCGCGATGAATTCTTCTCGCGCGATCCACGTGCTCTACAACTCGTCGAACACCTGTCCGATGAACAGATCTGGAGCATGAAACGAGGCGGCAATGACGACCGGAAGGTTTACGCCGCCTACCGCGCCGCAGTGGAGCATAAGGGACAACCGACCGTTATCCTGGCCCACACGGTGAAGGGCATGACTCTGGGACCGTCGTTCCAGGGTCGCAACGCCACTCACCAGATGAAGAAGATGGCCATTGACGACATCAAGGGATTCCGCGACACCCTCGGCATGGACATCAGCGACAACGTCATCGAGGAAAACCCCTACACCGTGCCGTACCTGAAACCGGCCGAAGGCAGTGAGGAAGCGGAGTACATTCAGCAACGCCTCGCTGATCAAGGTGGACATATTCCCGAGCGGCGGACCACGCACATTCCGCTGTCGCTACCCGGAGATTCCGCGTATAAGGCGGCCAAACGCGGATCGGGTAAGCAGAAGGCGGCCACGACCATGGCGCTGGTTCGCGTTCTCAAGGACCTCATGAAGGACAAGGAAACCGGCAAGCGCTGGGTTCCCATCATTCCCGATGAGGCACGTACCTTCGGTATGGACGCCATGTTCTCCACCAACAAGATCTACTCCAGCGTCGGGCAGAACTACACGCCGGTGGACCGTGACCTGTTCCTGTCGTACAAGGAGTCCAAGCAGGGTCAGTTGTGGCACCAGGGCATCAACGAAGCCGGATCGATGGCGGCCTTCACCGCCGCCGGTACGTCCTATGAGACGCACGGCGAACCGATGATTCCCTTCTACATCTTCTACTCTATGTTCGGATTCCAGCGGACCGCCGACTCGATCTGGGCCGCCACCGACCAGATGACCCGTGGTTTCCTCGTCGGAGCCACCGCCGGTCGGACCACGCTGAACGGTGAGGGTCTACAGCACGAGGACGGCCATTCCCTATTGTTGGCGCACACCAACCCGGCTGTGCGGTCCTATGATCCGTCGTATGGCTACGAAATCGGCCACATTATGCGCGACGGCTTGGAGCGAATGTACGGTGAGACGCAAGAAAACGTCATCTACTATCTGACCGTCTACAATGAGCCGATCGAACAGCCCGCTGAGCCCGAGGACGCTGATCTCCAGGGAATCCTCAAAGGTATACACCGCGTCCGCGCCAACGACGCGGACGGCCCCAAGGCTCAGATCCTCACGTCCGGTTCGGCCATGCCGGCGGCGCAGAGGGCCGCCGACCTCCTGGCGGCAGAATGGGGCGTCTCGGCCGACGTCTGGTCGGTCACGTCCTGGGGTGAATTGAACCGTGACGCCATGGACGCCGAGAACGAGGCCCTGCGCCACCCGGACCGCGAGCGCCGCACGCCGTTCGTGACACAGCAGCTGTCGCAGGCATCGGGACCGTTCGTCGCCGTCACGGACTATCAAATCGCCGTGCCGGACTTGATCAGCCGGTGGGTGCCGGGAGACTATACGTCTTTGGGTACCGACGGTTTCGGACATTCCGATACGCGCGGTGCTTTGCGTCGGCACTTCAACATCGACGCGGAGTCGACCGTGGTCGCGGTATTGCAGCGTTTGGCGGCCGCCGGTGAAGTGAAGCCGGAGCTGGCCGTTCAGGCGGCAGAGCAATACAAGATCACCGACCCGACAGCGGCGGATGCCGGTGAAGCCGGGGGCGATTCCTAG
- a CDS encoding peroxiredoxin: MPLEVGQTAPAFTLKDQNNQEVSLSDFKGEKNVLLVFYPFAFTGVCEGELCGIRDNLSNYDNDDTAVLTVSIDSPFAHKVWAEREDFTFPLLSDFWPHGEVAQAFGVFNDEKGMANRGTFVIDKEGVVRFSEMNMPGDARDQSGWQKALEELSS, translated from the coding sequence ATGCCACTCGAAGTAGGTCAGACGGCACCCGCCTTCACTCTCAAAGACCAGAACAACCAGGAAGTGTCGCTTTCTGATTTCAAAGGCGAGAAGAACGTCTTGCTGGTGTTTTACCCCTTCGCCTTCACCGGTGTCTGTGAAGGGGAACTGTGCGGAATCCGCGACAACCTGTCCAATTACGACAACGACGACACCGCGGTTCTGACCGTGTCCATCGATTCCCCGTTCGCTCACAAGGTGTGGGCCGAGCGTGAAGACTTCACCTTCCCGTTGCTGTCGGATTTCTGGCCGCACGGCGAGGTCGCTCAAGCCTTTGGCGTCTTCAACGACGAGAAGGGAATGGCCAATCGCGGGACCTTCGTCATCGACAAGGAGGGCGTGGTTCGTTTCAGTGAAATGAACATGCCCGGTGACGCTCGTGACCAGAGCGGATGGCAGAAGGCTCTG